AGATGGTCGGGGTAGAGCCCTGATGACCTTGCTACCTGTCAGGGTGTCAGAGGTCACTGCCAGGGTGTGATCACTATGGCAACATAGgaggtatttttatttttttactgctcTAATCATAATGTATTACAGTGTATCTATGGCTGTAATGCCCCAGGCAAATATTCCCCTTCAGCACCGGTCTGGGATCAGCTATACTTATCCGAATCCTTACCAGAACAGTTTTTAGGGTAATATAAAACTGTCCTTAGGGCAGAGCTTGGGTGCAATCTTATGGAAGGCAGCTGGTGTTCTGTAAAGACGGTGCTGGTGTCTGggtactgaaacacacagagcCTGTATATCAGAGGAAATGTTTATGAACTTATACTGCTTGATACTCCCTAAGGTGAACTGCCGCCTGTTGTCACCCCTGCTGATGTAAATATAGATAGACTTTATTTTGTTTATAAGAGCCTGTGTAATTTAAAGGTGTACATTTTCTGTATGTTTTCCAAGTTTTGTGGTTTGTTTTTGAAAAATAATAAATTGGTTGTATTAATTGTACTGAGttattttaagtgtgtgtgtgtaacttatCTTAAATAACATTGGCGTGAGACTATCCCTCTGGTAGCTCAGTAATTAGTCTTTTCTGCACCTCGGGACTCCCAGTGGAAGTTACCAAGGTAACTTTCTGCTTCTTGTTGGCCATTTAGGACTTCACTTCTGAAAAACATCAACTTCAGGTTAGTCTATTAGAAAATTAATGTTACTTTCTCAGTCATAGACTGAACATCTAGTTCTTAGAGAGATACTTAGACATTATAAACCAGATAAACTGTCCCTAATAAGTTTTGCGTCTTCAtccacaggatgttggatgcagtgtgtgtgtgtgtgtgtgtgtgtgtgtgtaaggatgcagtgtgtgtgtgtgtgtgtgtgtgtgtgtgtgtgtgtgtgtgtaaggatgcagtgtgtgtgtgtgtgtgtgtgtgtaaggatgtCTCTGTATGTTGTTTGGAGAGGAGGATATCCTCAGTTGTGGATTTCCCCTCCGGTTCTTCCTTCTCTCAGGGCCAGTGACCCAGGTCAgcaagcagacaaacacagggtggatgtgtggtggggaggaacCTGATGTTCTATGTGTAGTGGGGAGGAACCTgatgtgtggtggggaggaacCTGATGTTCTATGTGTAGTGGGGAGGAACCTgatgtgtggtggggaggaacCTGATGTTCTATGTGTAGTGGGGAGGAACCTGATGTGTAGTGGGGAGGAACCTgatgtgtggtggggaggaacctgatgtgtggtggggaggaacctgatgtgtggtggggaggaacCTGATGTGTGAAAGGATGCCAATGTGTATCCAGtgtgctctactgtactgtgaTCAAACAAGATGGTTCGGGTAACCATTcattttaatacatttattgaGATTCTATTTGAAAGGTTtcaggagtggagagggatgtTTATTATGTAATATTATCAAGACCAGTGTTTGTTTAAAGTATTTAATCCTTGCTCATTTTATTTAGCCTGTATCATAGCTTAAGCTCTAAAAGGGCATGTTCAGGTACAAGCCTACATGCCAGCCAACATGATATACTGGTGGCTGCGCTATGCACACACTACACATCCTTTTATTCAgaggatttatttatttgaaatatcTACTGACAAAGCATAAATTACTCTCCTGTCCAAACCCAAATAAGTCAGAACAATCACTGTACAGTCAGATTTCACAGTATTTCTTACAGTATTTACACCTTTCTCAATGCTGTAGCTCACCCTTCAGGAACGGATGACTCCTAATACATCTATAAACCAGCTAACACTCCCACCTTAAAATGCTACCCCCCTCCTTTACAGTATCTAGTAAACACTTTTCTTAGAGTAAATCCAAATCAGTCAAAAAACAAAAGCATTGTACAAAAAGTAAAGAGACATAGAAAGAAAAAATCTAGTTATTTGTACAGTGTGTTTTCAAGTTAAGTCAGTTTAGTACATTCGCAAACGCAAAAAAGTTAATCTCAAATGAACTGCAATGCAAGCCTTATGAAGCTAACCATTTTGGTATGTTTATAGAAAAAGGAAAATCCACAACACAGAAAACGGGAGAGAAACCATGACAGATTCCAATAAATATCCTTTTCAAAACTGCTTAAAACATCTCTActctaaaaaaaaaatacctaCATCAGGATTAAAGCCTTTCATAGCCAGCACAGAATAGGATTTTCACAGGACTCatccgtaaaaaaaaaaaaaaaaaaacaccccatCAACAAGTTGGCCTATAAAATAGGTACTATCTTTTACTTCATTGAACCGATTTTGAACTTATTTTGAGTGTTGTCTGGAATGCTTTCAATAATGACAGCTTGATGAGCTCTTCTCCAAaggtcaggtcaggtcaggAAACACAAATGCTGTGCCCTATCTCCATATTCCAAGTGATATCTCTTCCCCTGAAGTACAACATACTGTCATATAATCTAATGGATATGATTTAGGGCGCTTTCAGCAAGACAATTAATTTGGTCACAATCTGTCTCTTTGGGAGCAAGGAAATGTCAGTCACTAATTATAGCCCATAATATTTCAACAATAAAGCTCCCAAGAATTAATAATCATTCTAGCAAAAACTCTGCTTAAAGCTTATAGCTTTCTGAGAAAGACCAGAAATGAACAGCCTAATCAATCAGCTAAACGTGCCTCTTGAAGACCTGTGCTTTGGTGAATCCAATATGTCCTCATGCTCATTTCATCCTAAACATTCAACTTCTCCCCAGCAGTCGGGAGGTGATAAGCAACAATCCCAGGTGGAGAGTTTTCTTCGATCTTCACAAATAGGAAACACGGCAGGGGTAACGTACCTTGGATGGGGACCTCGCTCTCACCTGTCCAGTCTCACGTGACAGGAGTGacaagatgaggagagggagccaGTTCAGAGTGTTGGCATTTATCCCACGAGGGGAGACAGTAAGACTAGGAGGTACACGGCTCCTTCAGAGAACAGTAAAAAGCATTGACACTACATCAGGAGGGACTTCATTTAAATCTCGTCAGTGTCACCTCTAGGTGGCCTACTGGCCACTGGGCAGACTAATGGGTGCACCTCCTTTGTGTGGCTCTGTGGTCCTGCTGTGCTAAATTATTGATAGGCCCTCCTCTGTGACCAGGCCCTGGTGAATTATTCACCCTGACAGTAACAGAAGACATCCAGAGGAGGGGACAGAGTTCACagctcactgtctccccctgaAGGGCCTTAGGGGGAAATGACATCATCcgcttggggagggagggactggttGTAAGTCATCGAATCAGATGACTTTATGGGGCCACACTTGTTTTAGTGGTATACATTTTTCTTTAGAAGAGTATGTGTTTGGAACAGGGAGAACATGGATGCAGAGGCACACCAGAGGGAAATGTCTGGCTCTCATAACTGGCAACCTCCAGTTCATATAGGTAATCACTGAACAATTAACTGGGATTACACATTCCTGCCCGTTTGAAAGCTTGACTGGCTCTGACCTGGACACACAGATTACACAATGCCTGGTTACATAAGAGTCTGGCTCCATCTTTGGTAAACTGAGGCAAGGTGAACACATAGGGAATAGGGGAGGGAGTAAAGTGACCCTACCAAGAAAGATGAATGTGGAAgtggtggtgaggagggaggggaggtgtagaAGGAGGTCAGAGAAGTGAGGGGAGCAAGGGAGAGTTCAAAATgacatggagggggggagggttacATAGACAGAGGAGGCCTGGGCAACTGAGGTTGTGATTTTCCAAGTGGTCTGTGCACAAAGTGGAAAGTTTAACAGAGTGCATCGCTGTAACCATAAAAGCTAAAAAGGTGGAAAGCAGCCGGGAGATATGACAGGGCCAGACGGTGCTGTCCTAGAGCAGCTTCTGTGCTTTTAACACAGCATCCATCCACAAGGCAGCCCTCATCTACAGCAAGATCCTTCTACGGTGCTCTTATTGAGCACATACTGTCACTAgcacacccctccctgtctagGTCTTCTAGGTGCATATTCAGACTAGATGGAGATGGTCTAGGCTAGTCTTCAGCAGGTCCCACTATGCATGGAAATCTACCAAGGCTTCATCACAGACCTATTGGTGCTCTACAGCACAGTTTTGGTGAATGGATGGCTGTCACTCAAGAGTGTCATGGAAACAAGTTTAACTTCAGAGAAACTAAGGTGGCGGTTTAGCTGCCTAACTGGGTAATGCACATGACTGGGACAATCACTTCTttccaaatataaataaatatgaataaacacacacaagcaatcaTGGCGTTTTTTGGAAACTATGAGCTTGAGTTTGGAGACTGAGGTGGAGCGAGAGCAGGAGGAATGAAAGAGTAATCGCGCTTGTGTTTTCAAGGGGGCCGGGTTTGGCTAACTTGTTGCGGTCCAACCAGACCCGGCCCCCCCAAGAGTgttctcacccctcaccccaccccaaaGCATAAGCCCtgacctccccacacacccacccccgcTGCTCTGCTCAGCTGAAAGTGCATCTGCTCCCCTAGTCAGAGTGCCAGTGATGGgagcccctctcttcttctcctctttctcttttctcctcctctcattctgGGATCTGGAGGGCCATCACTGTAGGCTTGGTCTTGAAGTACTGGTTGAAACGCAGCACAGCGTagctgtaggagagagagagagagagagagagagagagagagagagagagagagagagagagcagacaaaaTGTAACGAAAGATGGCAGAAAAGAGAAAGGTCTAAAACAGTTCAGACTGGAGGAAAGGCTGCAGCAGCTCAAACAATAACCCAGACCGCCACACTGACTGCATGTTAAACTATCTGACTAGCTTTCTCTGGTGGCTGAGGTACCACTCCCTCAAGTCATGACTGATAGAGTTGCAGAcaaagggagaggtgagagagagaaagagaatgagttgggagagagaaaggtgagaaagagaggaggtgcTTGTATTTCATTCTTTCATAGCCTGTTCAACCTATGCTAACAGATCCATTTCCCCCATCCAGATGAAGCATGCACACAAAGACTATCTTACCCCAGGAAGTCAAAATCGATGGAGGAGTACTTTGCCTGGATGAGTGCCCAAAAACCCCAGAAGAAGTGAGATGCCTGCATGAAGAAGTATCAGTGGTCAGACAAAGGCACATAAACACAGGTTCACACACAACATGAAGGACCACTGTGttgttttgtggtgtgtgtgtgggggcgcaCACACAGGTGTTCCTCACCAAGGCAAACTTGTTGACCTGGACGTAGAGTGTCTCCAGGTCACGCGGGctgacctcctctcctttcttggcAAACTGTTTATAGGCTTGCAGATACACTCGGAGCCACTCTAACTGCATCTCACGGCTAGGGTACAGCCCATAGTCCAGCTCACTCatccctgaaaacacacacacacacaggtcagcacatgcacacacataggcacacgcCCATATTCAAAGAAGGTGCTTTTGCTCACCTGCAAACTCATTAAAGTGGTTCCCGATGTCGAAGGCCTGGTAGTTGTAACTGGAGTATTCATAGTCTATGAAGCGAACATGACCTGGGTAACAGGCAGAGGACAGCAGAATAAAAAACCCACACATCCCATGAATAGGACACACTGGTGGTCCTCATTCTCTCAGCAAatgtctggggggtgggggctggggggctggagcatTCCTGCCGCTGACAATGAGGTTGTAACCAAGGTTCTAGAGTACATGTGCGTACCCTCCTTGCTGTTGTGTATGATGTTCTTGCAGAGCAGGTCGTTGTGGCAGAGCACTACAGGGGAGCCCAGGGTGGAGAGGTGCTCCTTCATCCACgccatctcctgctccagcacgGCCTGGCTAGGAACCTCCTGGCGGATCCTGTCCACAGAGCCATGGGGCGGGtcgagaaaggagagagggtgagggaaggaaggagggagacagggacagataGAAAAGGCTGCTTCACGACACAAATCTGTGTATCAGTTTCTTCCCTGGAAATGTTTTGACAACTAAAGTCATTGTATTAATACTAATTAAGAAAAAACGTGTGCAGGGGTAATGGATGAAGCTGACAGTTTTACTGCCACGTTATCCGTCAAAGTGTGTGAACATAAACAGCTTTTGTTTTTGCTTCAACAGAGtaggtctgtctctctgtggtgcTGATCTTCTAGGgaacggagtgtgtgtgtgtgtgtgtcatcaacgGGCTGAAGATGAACGTTTAAccctttgtgagtgtgtgttgtcagcTATCAGTTTGCTGCAATGAGGAGACCATGTATGTGGTAATGGGCTTAATGGCTAATCCAGAGACTGTCAcagaagggaggagatgaggaaaaaGACGAGAGAAGATATTCCCCAAGTCTTAACCACACCCTGTCACCAACAGACTagcccctgtccctctcctaacacactcccctctctccccctgactCGCCCagcactctcctctcttcctccaaacactcccatctccctcacccTTTGCCAACAGActcccatctccctcacccTTTGCCAACAGactcccatctccttctctctaccaaTAGAAGTTCCCCTACCCTGACTCCCAAAAGATTCTCCCAACAGACTGCCCTGTCCCTGACTCTCCCAGCAgactctccactctccctccaaaccactcccctctccctcaatctcttcAAACAgactccccccctgcccctgacTCTCCCAACAGACTCTCCCCTCACAATGTCTCTCTCCAAAAAGACTCTACCTGACTCCACATCCTTCTCCCAACAGAATATCAGCTCTGGTATTCCTGGGGGGAGTTGTAACTggcttgtgactgtgtgtgtgtttgacacagCTGGACTGTACTGTGGAAGCGACTAATTGGGTGCTCAAGGGACCATTTCCCCACAGGGACAGCTTCATATAAAGATGGcctcctttttttctccttgCTCTGAGATGAGACAACTGGACAGGCCAAAGCTTGATGACGCATTAGCTTAATGTGTTACCCAAGAGAAGGAgcctggatggtgtgtgtgtctgtgtcgtcCAGGACAGCTACTGTATTCTAGCTGATAAACTCAGGTATGCAAACATCTGCTGGCAGGACACGTACCACTGCCTCCCTAATCTAGCCCATGGTTCTGATAACACTTGCATAATTGTTAGTACAGTAGACCTAATAGCCATTAGAATAAGAACAACTCCCCACAGAGTCCAGCTCAGCACAGCACAGGCAGGTGGCTCGGTTATGAAAAGGCACTTGGTTAACAGGAGGAGACCAGAGCCacagactgtgtgtctgtgtgtgttttccaacagtgtgtgtgtgtgtgtgtgtgtgtgtggggggggttgtttcCAATAAAGGGGGCCATGTAAACCCTCAGAGAATGGCGAACGACAGTGCTACACCACGCTGGTCATGTGACTCTCCCCACCTGGCGTTGGAGGCTTGCTCGGTGAACTCGGTGGCGACCAGAGATAAATATTTCCGCATCTTTATCCATAGGTTGGGTTTGGGAATGCAGCCGTTGTGTGCGTGGATGGCATGGATGCGAGCCATCTCTCCGGCAATGAGTCTAAGGACAAACAAAAAACGTATACCATGTAGATTTGAATGCGGACACCATATCAGTAGATAAATAAGACATTGCCGTATTGATTCAAACAGACTGCTCCACTCTGGGGAGGGGCCTTTTGACAGGACTCGGGCGTTCCTACCTGAGCAGCGTGGGGTCCCTGACATCCTGCGTTCCCAAGGCGTCCCCCTGCATGAACTCATAGCAGATGCCATTCTGGAAGGTGCAGTAGAGACGTGGGGCACAGCCGTTAGCATGCAGCACctgggaacaaacacacacacacacacacgggttaaCCGCTACACTTGGATACTAGACGAATGACAATCCAAGGCTCAACAGGAGTACACGGACAGGGATAGGCCACCTGGAAGCTCTTGAGCTCATTGTCTCGGTCCACTATGAGTTCCGTCTTGTTGCCGTACACCCGCACCAGGACCACATCTTCTGGACTGTCATCC
The window above is part of the Osmerus mordax isolate fOsmMor3 chromosome 1, fOsmMor3.pri, whole genome shotgun sequence genome. Proteins encoded here:
- the etnk2 gene encoding ethanolamine kinase 2 encodes the protein METEIHVPVGSPVIRKFPIFVDELEVTDGAMKLIKELRPSWDKNHVKTKLFTDGTTNKLVGCYVDDSPEDVVLVRVYGNKTELIVDRDNELKSFQVLHANGCAPRLYCTFQNGICYEFMQGDALGTQDVRDPTLLRLIAGEMARIHAIHAHNGCIPKPNLWIKMRKYLSLVATEFTEQASNARIRQEVPSQAVLEQEMAWMKEHLSTLGSPVVLCHNDLLCKNIIHNSKEGHVRFIDYEYSSYNYQAFDIGNHFNEFAGMSELDYGLYPSREMQLEWLRVYLQAYKQFAKKGEEVSPRDLETLYVQVNKFALASHFFWGFWALIQAKYSSIDFDFLGYAVLRFNQYFKTKPTVMALQIPE